One window of Candidatus Neomarinimicrobiota bacterium genomic DNA carries:
- the rpmF gene encoding 50S ribosomal protein L32 has product MAQPKRKTSKSRRDKRRTHWKAEPVTTVACPNCKEPKLPHRVCPNCGYYNGKPILTVKEK; this is encoded by the coding sequence TTGGCACAACCAAAAAGAAAAACATCAAAATCAAGAAGAGATAAAAGAAGAACCCATTGGAAAGCTGAACCTGTTACAACAGTGGCTTGTCCAAACTGTAAGGAACCAAAGCTACCACACAGAGTCTGTCCAAACTGTGGATACTATAATGGAAAACCTATTTTAACCGTCAAAGAGAAATAA